Below is a window of Halobaculum lipolyticum DNA.
GCGGCGAAGCTGGCGATCATCACCGGGCCGGCGCTCACGCGGTCGGAGAGGTCGCCGCCGACGAACACGGCGACGGCGCCGACGAGGTACGACCCCGTGAGCGCGAGGTTGGCCCGCGACAGCGACAGGCCGTAGCCGTCCTGCAGGAACACGACGACGTAGCTGGTGAACCCCCAGCCGGCCGTCGAGGTGACGAGCGCGAGCGCCGCGAGCGCGAGCACGCCCGGCGAGGCGGCGAGACGCCGGAGGTACGACCGAGCGCGCGCGACCCGCGACCGGCCCGCGCGGGCGGTGGCGCCGTCGTCGGCCGCGACGTTCGGGCCGGTGACGGCGTCGTCGACGCGGACGGCGAACAGCCACGTGAGTCCGACCGCGACCGCGAGACCGACCACGCCGACGAGCCCGACGCCGAGCCGCCAGGAGTAGCCCGCGGCGACGACGCCCGCGAGCAACACCGGCGGCGTGGCGAAGCCGAGCGACCCGCCGAAGCCGTAGACGCTGTAGGCGCGGCCCATCAGGTCGTCCGGCGTGGCGTCGGAGATGAGCGGGTAGTGTGCGGGGTGGTGGCCGGCGACGCCGACGCCGACGACCGCCTGCGCGACGAGGAGCCACTCGTAGGTGGGCGCGAGGGCGGCCGCGAGCACGCCGACCGCGCCGAGGACCGAGGACAGCCCGAACGCGAGCGTCCGGTCGTAGCGGTCGGCGAGGTGGCCGAACGGGAGTTGGAACGCGGTGTTGGTCGCGCCCTGCACGCCGAGGGCGACG
It encodes the following:
- a CDS encoding MFS transporter; this encodes MTSSPLAAARQAPRETWVVVGAVSASQYLNHAYLVLFPPILAVLSGEFGVGLAALGVALGVQGATNTAFQLPFGHLADRYDRTLAFGLSSVLGAVGVLAAALAPTYEWLLVAQAVVGVGVAGHHPAHYPLISDATPDDLMGRAYSVYGFGGSLGFATPPVLLAGVVAAGYSWRLGVGLVGVVGLAVAVGLTWLFAVRVDDAVTGPNVAADDGATARAGRSRVARARSYLRRLAASPGVLALAALALVTSTAGWGFTSYVVVFLQDGYGLSLSRANLALTGSYLVGAVAVFVGGDLSDRVSAGPVMIASFAAVSGLVAVFALGSVAPLVAVGLVLLIGGARSLAGPARSKLTDAFAPTGSTGTSFAVITVGVMLGNAVAPPAFGYLIETAGREAAFLGVAGVSLLAVVLTVALIARFGDA